The following coding sequences lie in one Syngnathoides biaculeatus isolate LvHL_M chromosome 16, ASM1980259v1, whole genome shotgun sequence genomic window:
- the srl gene encoding sarcalumenin isoform X1: MDQELSRHWKSTSNNWKQRQRTFPWPLHSDVNPRPTNLPDFIPCLLPLLPVLRGNIHRNGQEEEEEKEHTSVLRDRSHIDETLRFATEEKAADYAAAVQRLRKIYHSSIKPMEQAYKYNELRQHEISDGEITSKPMVLFLGPWSVGKSSMINYLLGLNDSPYQLYTGAEPTTSEFTVIMHGEKIRSVEGIVMAADSSRSFSPLEKFGQNFLEKLIGIEMPHKLLERVTFVDTPGIIENRKQQERGYPFNDVCQWFIDRADLIFVVFDPTKLDVGLELEMLFRQLKGRESQIRIILNKADNLATQDLMRVYGALFWSLAPLINVTEPPRVYVSSFWPYDYAPDTSRELFKREEISLLEDLNQVIENRMENKIAFIRQHGIRVRIHGLLVDRYVQTFKEKMSFFSDPELVFKEIVDEPDKFYIFKSILAKTNVSKFDLPNRDAYRDFFGINAITNFKPLSSQCSYIGGCLLEKIEKAITNELPGLLSSINSGKHPGLSSCEATGCGEKPKNRYRKN, translated from the exons atggatcaagaactttcaaggcattggaagtccacgtcaaacaactggaagcaacGACAACGAACTTTTCCATGGCCGCTACATtcggatgtcaacccaaggccgACAAACCTTCCGGACTTCATCCCTTGTTTACTTCCACTACTTCCGGTATTGAGAGGCAACATCCACCGAAACGGACAGG aagaagaagaagaaaaagaacacaCGTCGGTCCTCCGAGACAGATCCCACATCGACGAGACGCTTCGATTTGCCACCGAGGAAAAAGCGGCCGACTACGCGG CGGCTGTGCAGAGGTTGCGGAAGATCTACCACTCCTCCATCAAGCCCATGGAGCAGGCCTACAAGTACAACGAGCTGAGGCAGCACGAGATCTCGG ATGGAGAAATCACATCCAAACCCATGGTTCTGTTCCTGGGACCCTGGAGTGTGGGAAAGTCCTCCATGATTAATTACCTCCTGGGCTTGAATGACAGCCCCTATCAGCTCTACACAG GAGCCGAGCCGACGACCTCTGAGTTCACGGTCATAATGCACGGCGAAAAGATCCGCTCGGTGGAGGGCATCGTGATGGCGGCGGACAGCTCGCGGTCCTTCTCCCCGCTGGAGAAATTTGGGCAAAACTTCCTGGAAAAGTTGATTGGCATCGAGATGCCCCACAAGCTCCTGGAACGGGTGACTTTTGTGGACACGCCGGGAATCATCGAGAACCGCAAGCAGCAGGAGCGAG GCTACCCCTTCAACGATGTTTGCCAGTGGTTCATCGACCGCGCAGATCTGATCTTTGTGGTCTTCGATCCCACCAAGCTGGACGTCGGTCTGGAGCTGGAGATGCTTTTCCGTCAACTGAAGGGCCGCGAGTCGCAGATCCGCATCATCCTCAACAAGGCCGACAACCTGGCCACCCAGGACCTGATGCGGGTGTACGGGGCGCTCTTCTGGAGCTTGGCGCCGCTCATCAACGTGACGGAGCCTCCCCGCGTCTACGTCAGCTCGTTCTGGCCCTACGACTACGCTCCGGACACGAGCCGCGAGCTTTTCAAGCGGGAGGAGATCTCCCTGCTGGAAGATCTCAACCAGGTGATTGAAAACCGCATGGAGAACAAGATCGCGTTCATCCGCCAGCACGGCATCCGCGTTCGCATCCACGGCCTCCTGGTGGACCGCTACGTTCAGACCTTCAAGGAGAAGATGAGCTTCTTCAGCGACCCGGAACTCGTTTTCAAGGAGATTGTGGACGAGCCGGACAAGTTCTACATCTTCAAATCCATCCTGGCCAAGACCAACGTCAGCAAGTTTGATCTCCCCAACCGCGACGCCTACCGTGACTTCTTCGGAATCAACGCAATCACCAACTTCAAACCGCTGTCATCGCAGTGCTCCTACATTGGAGGCTGTCTCCTGGAGAAGATCGAGAAGGCCATCACCAACGAGCTGCCCGGTCTCCTGAGCAGCATCAACTCGGGCAAACATCCCGGCCTTTCTTCCTGCGAGGCGACGGGGTGCGGGGAGAAGCCCAAAAACCGCTACCGCAAGAACTGA
- the srl gene encoding sarcalumenin isoform X2 encodes MDQELSRHWKSTSNNWKQRQRTFPWPLHSDVNPRPTNLPDFIPCLLPLLPVLRGNIHRNGQEEEEKEHTSVLRDRSHIDETLRFATEEKAADYAAAVQRLRKIYHSSIKPMEQAYKYNELRQHEISDGEITSKPMVLFLGPWSVGKSSMINYLLGLNDSPYQLYTGAEPTTSEFTVIMHGEKIRSVEGIVMAADSSRSFSPLEKFGQNFLEKLIGIEMPHKLLERVTFVDTPGIIENRKQQERGYPFNDVCQWFIDRADLIFVVFDPTKLDVGLELEMLFRQLKGRESQIRIILNKADNLATQDLMRVYGALFWSLAPLINVTEPPRVYVSSFWPYDYAPDTSRELFKREEISLLEDLNQVIENRMENKIAFIRQHGIRVRIHGLLVDRYVQTFKEKMSFFSDPELVFKEIVDEPDKFYIFKSILAKTNVSKFDLPNRDAYRDFFGINAITNFKPLSSQCSYIGGCLLEKIEKAITNELPGLLSSINSGKHPGLSSCEATGCGEKPKNRYRKN; translated from the exons atggatcaagaactttcaaggcattggaagtccacgtcaaacaactggaagcaacGACAACGAACTTTTCCATGGCCGCTACATtcggatgtcaacccaaggccgACAAACCTTCCGGACTTCATCCCTTGTTTACTTCCACTACTTCCGGTATTGAGAGGCAACATCCACCGAAACGGACAGG aagaagaagaaaaagaacacaCGTCGGTCCTCCGAGACAGATCCCACATCGACGAGACGCTTCGATTTGCCACCGAGGAAAAAGCGGCCGACTACGCGG CGGCTGTGCAGAGGTTGCGGAAGATCTACCACTCCTCCATCAAGCCCATGGAGCAGGCCTACAAGTACAACGAGCTGAGGCAGCACGAGATCTCGG ATGGAGAAATCACATCCAAACCCATGGTTCTGTTCCTGGGACCCTGGAGTGTGGGAAAGTCCTCCATGATTAATTACCTCCTGGGCTTGAATGACAGCCCCTATCAGCTCTACACAG GAGCCGAGCCGACGACCTCTGAGTTCACGGTCATAATGCACGGCGAAAAGATCCGCTCGGTGGAGGGCATCGTGATGGCGGCGGACAGCTCGCGGTCCTTCTCCCCGCTGGAGAAATTTGGGCAAAACTTCCTGGAAAAGTTGATTGGCATCGAGATGCCCCACAAGCTCCTGGAACGGGTGACTTTTGTGGACACGCCGGGAATCATCGAGAACCGCAAGCAGCAGGAGCGAG GCTACCCCTTCAACGATGTTTGCCAGTGGTTCATCGACCGCGCAGATCTGATCTTTGTGGTCTTCGATCCCACCAAGCTGGACGTCGGTCTGGAGCTGGAGATGCTTTTCCGTCAACTGAAGGGCCGCGAGTCGCAGATCCGCATCATCCTCAACAAGGCCGACAACCTGGCCACCCAGGACCTGATGCGGGTGTACGGGGCGCTCTTCTGGAGCTTGGCGCCGCTCATCAACGTGACGGAGCCTCCCCGCGTCTACGTCAGCTCGTTCTGGCCCTACGACTACGCTCCGGACACGAGCCGCGAGCTTTTCAAGCGGGAGGAGATCTCCCTGCTGGAAGATCTCAACCAGGTGATTGAAAACCGCATGGAGAACAAGATCGCGTTCATCCGCCAGCACGGCATCCGCGTTCGCATCCACGGCCTCCTGGTGGACCGCTACGTTCAGACCTTCAAGGAGAAGATGAGCTTCTTCAGCGACCCGGAACTCGTTTTCAAGGAGATTGTGGACGAGCCGGACAAGTTCTACATCTTCAAATCCATCCTGGCCAAGACCAACGTCAGCAAGTTTGATCTCCCCAACCGCGACGCCTACCGTGACTTCTTCGGAATCAACGCAATCACCAACTTCAAACCGCTGTCATCGCAGTGCTCCTACATTGGAGGCTGTCTCCTGGAGAAGATCGAGAAGGCCATCACCAACGAGCTGCCCGGTCTCCTGAGCAGCATCAACTCGGGCAAACATCCCGGCCTTTCTTCCTGCGAGGCGACGGGGTGCGGGGAGAAGCCCAAAAACCGCTACCGCAAGAACTGA
- the srl gene encoding sarcalumenin isoform X3: protein MKGSIASVCCLLSVLLLLQAAAEEEEEKEHTSVLRDRSHIDETLRFATEEKAADYAAAVQRLRKIYHSSIKPMEQAYKYNELRQHEISDGEITSKPMVLFLGPWSVGKSSMINYLLGLNDSPYQLYTGAEPTTSEFTVIMHGEKIRSVEGIVMAADSSRSFSPLEKFGQNFLEKLIGIEMPHKLLERVTFVDTPGIIENRKQQERGYPFNDVCQWFIDRADLIFVVFDPTKLDVGLELEMLFRQLKGRESQIRIILNKADNLATQDLMRVYGALFWSLAPLINVTEPPRVYVSSFWPYDYAPDTSRELFKREEISLLEDLNQVIENRMENKIAFIRQHGIRVRIHGLLVDRYVQTFKEKMSFFSDPELVFKEIVDEPDKFYIFKSILAKTNVSKFDLPNRDAYRDFFGINAITNFKPLSSQCSYIGGCLLEKIEKAITNELPGLLSSINSGKHPGLSSCEATGCGEKPKNRYRKN, encoded by the exons ATGAAGGGCAGCATCGCGTCCGTCTGCTGTTTGCTCTCCGTGCTGCTGCTTCTGCAGGCCGCGGCAG aagaagaagaagaaaaagaacacaCGTCGGTCCTCCGAGACAGATCCCACATCGACGAGACGCTTCGATTTGCCACCGAGGAAAAAGCGGCCGACTACGCGG CGGCTGTGCAGAGGTTGCGGAAGATCTACCACTCCTCCATCAAGCCCATGGAGCAGGCCTACAAGTACAACGAGCTGAGGCAGCACGAGATCTCGG ATGGAGAAATCACATCCAAACCCATGGTTCTGTTCCTGGGACCCTGGAGTGTGGGAAAGTCCTCCATGATTAATTACCTCCTGGGCTTGAATGACAGCCCCTATCAGCTCTACACAG GAGCCGAGCCGACGACCTCTGAGTTCACGGTCATAATGCACGGCGAAAAGATCCGCTCGGTGGAGGGCATCGTGATGGCGGCGGACAGCTCGCGGTCCTTCTCCCCGCTGGAGAAATTTGGGCAAAACTTCCTGGAAAAGTTGATTGGCATCGAGATGCCCCACAAGCTCCTGGAACGGGTGACTTTTGTGGACACGCCGGGAATCATCGAGAACCGCAAGCAGCAGGAGCGAG GCTACCCCTTCAACGATGTTTGCCAGTGGTTCATCGACCGCGCAGATCTGATCTTTGTGGTCTTCGATCCCACCAAGCTGGACGTCGGTCTGGAGCTGGAGATGCTTTTCCGTCAACTGAAGGGCCGCGAGTCGCAGATCCGCATCATCCTCAACAAGGCCGACAACCTGGCCACCCAGGACCTGATGCGGGTGTACGGGGCGCTCTTCTGGAGCTTGGCGCCGCTCATCAACGTGACGGAGCCTCCCCGCGTCTACGTCAGCTCGTTCTGGCCCTACGACTACGCTCCGGACACGAGCCGCGAGCTTTTCAAGCGGGAGGAGATCTCCCTGCTGGAAGATCTCAACCAGGTGATTGAAAACCGCATGGAGAACAAGATCGCGTTCATCCGCCAGCACGGCATCCGCGTTCGCATCCACGGCCTCCTGGTGGACCGCTACGTTCAGACCTTCAAGGAGAAGATGAGCTTCTTCAGCGACCCGGAACTCGTTTTCAAGGAGATTGTGGACGAGCCGGACAAGTTCTACATCTTCAAATCCATCCTGGCCAAGACCAACGTCAGCAAGTTTGATCTCCCCAACCGCGACGCCTACCGTGACTTCTTCGGAATCAACGCAATCACCAACTTCAAACCGCTGTCATCGCAGTGCTCCTACATTGGAGGCTGTCTCCTGGAGAAGATCGAGAAGGCCATCACCAACGAGCTGCCCGGTCTCCTGAGCAGCATCAACTCGGGCAAACATCCCGGCCTTTCTTCCTGCGAGGCGACGGGGTGCGGGGAGAAGCCCAAAAACCGCTACCGCAAGAACTGA